From the genome of Malus sylvestris chromosome 13, drMalSylv7.2, whole genome shotgun sequence:
AGTGAGATCGGTTGTATGCATACACTGCATTTGATTTTGCGCCTCTACTAGTTATATCGGCAGATAAAATATAGTTCACTCTAATTGATAGATAGATGCATTTGGTAATTCACATCACATCCTTCATTTTGTGATGGCTATCTATTTTTCGACAGAAACAAACTGAAAGAAAACGAATATTACCATTTAAACGGAAACTCTTTTCAGTTTTATCGGTCACCCACTCTCCGGCCTCGCGGAGCTTCTTCTCCACCGGCCCTTCAAACTTGCTAGGAAAGTTCATCATAGACATGTCGAATTTCGCATTCTTCTGTTCTTCCAAGTCCCTGAATGTGGTACCACACAAGCCATATCAGGTTTATCAACTATTGACAAGAAAATGGAATTCGAAGAACGCAGCGGAagttaaacaaacaaaacattgtAACCTTAAAACCAGCTAAAAAAATGGATAGCAAGTCGAGAAATTCAGCGAAGTACATATATGAACAAGACCAGTAGTACAACTGTCACATACTTTGGGTTTGCATCGCGGAACCTTCCGCCGCCAATGGCTCGTTCGATTTCAATGACAGAAGGCTGCCTCGGCTTGCGTTGTAGCTGGTTTTGCTGCTTCTTTCTTAGAATCGTTGGTGTATTGTTTCTGCTGGGAAGAGGAGGTTTGGTGGTATTGGATTGGAGAGATGGCGGCGGTGG
Proteins encoded in this window:
- the LOC126594806 gene encoding probable NAD(P)H dehydrogenase subunit CRR3, chloroplastic, whose product is MCSLSSCLSLTKNLAHASLSSDNNDSPRPPPPPSLQSNTTKPPLPSRNNTPTILRKKQQNQLQRKPRQPSVIEIERAIGGGRFRDANPKDLEEQKNAKFDMSMMNFPSKFEGPVEKKLREAGEWVTDKTEKSFRLNGKNVLKFVFFWLLPIWSFSLLVAAGAIKLNSPLLDDLIM